A portion of the Candidatus Hinthialibacter antarcticus genome contains these proteins:
- a CDS encoding prepilin-type N-terminal cleavage/methylation domain-containing protein — protein sequence MKDRTRSSGFTLIELMTVMVILTILASISMPNFLNAVSRAQMARAISDQELIMWALETYHLDNDAYPQNRVAGAASPPDLTLLTTPFAYLSYIPSDAFLMSNSVKAQDLIRKRSKYLGYSYINFLQMNDGQRMPLSPYGYGGNANYSLYSVSPLIEESQVWPVGQPITVYGPSNGVMSAGFIVTFGP from the coding sequence ATGAAAGATCGAACTCGGTCGAGCGGGTTTACTTTGATTGAATTGATGACGGTGATGGTGATTTTGACCATCCTGGCGTCGATCTCCATGCCTAATTTTCTCAACGCCGTCTCACGGGCGCAAATGGCGCGCGCAATCAGCGACCAGGAACTCATTATGTGGGCGCTGGAAACCTATCACCTAGACAACGACGCCTATCCCCAAAATCGGGTGGCAGGCGCCGCGTCGCCGCCGGATTTGACGCTGCTGACCACGCCGTTCGCCTATTTGTCCTACATCCCGTCCGATGCTTTTCTGATGAGCAATAGCGTGAAGGCGCAAGACCTCATCCGAAAACGCTCGAAATATCTGGGGTATTCGTACATCAATTTTCTCCAGATGAATGATGGCCAGCGCATGCCTCTTTCGCCCTACGGTTATGGCGGCAACGCCAATTATTCGCTGTATAGCGTAAGCCCGCTGATTGAAGAGTCGCAAGTTTGGCCGGTCGGTCAACCCATCACGGTTTATGGCCCCAGCAACGGCGTGATGTCGGCTGGGTTCATCGTAACATTTGGTCCTTAA
- a CDS encoding zf-HC2 domain-containing protein: MRFTCDEIQSRWPEHLYRELSEPEQTAFVQHLNQCESCRAEEAQWRGLLGRFDGWAAEVSDAPQELVPRVKRQVRLYEDWSRQNWQSVRNWAVGAAAVCALALGGAWGLVSQIDRSASEWDSRGAFFEKMYSKEAVDVFREQGVLHEFKPEIAAESKEPDPPQTHLESAS, from the coding sequence ATGCGCTTTACCTGTGACGAAATTCAATCGCGCTGGCCCGAACACCTCTACCGCGAGTTGAGCGAGCCGGAGCAAACCGCATTTGTGCAGCACCTCAACCAATGCGAGTCGTGCCGCGCCGAAGAAGCGCAATGGCGCGGCCTGTTGGGGCGCTTCGACGGTTGGGCGGCGGAGGTCAGCGACGCGCCCCAAGAATTGGTCCCGCGCGTGAAGCGCCAGGTACGGCTGTATGAAGACTGGTCGCGGCAAAACTGGCAGTCGGTGCGCAACTGGGCGGTGGGCGCGGCGGCGGTGTGTGCGCTCGCCCTGGGCGGCGCTTGGGGGTTGGTCAGTCAGATTGACCGCAGCGCGTCCGAATGGGATTCACGCGGCGCGTTCTTCGAGAAGATGTACTCCAAAGAAGCGGTCGATGTCTTTCGCGAACAGGGCGTTCTTCATGAATTCAAGCCGGAAATCGCCGCTGAGTCGAAAGAACCCGACCCCCCGCAAACGCATTTAGAATCGGCATCCTAA
- a CDS encoding sigma-70 family RNA polymerase sigma factor — protein sequence MHSDDDLIRGIKARDPGSFEIYVRRFQRRVYFTALRMLGDREEALDASQEVFLKVWRFAPKLNVQFNLERWTYRIAINACIDRLRTLPRAEIKVDEKIIDLARIDRSAGPAERAAQSEDWNELQLAMESLTEKQRAVFVLRHFQNLKMNEIAEAMGLSVGTVKATLHQTLKKLRGLLCAVNINHQANGSEDQ from the coding sequence ATGCACAGCGATGACGACCTCATCCGGGGAATCAAAGCCCGCGACCCGGGTTCCTTTGAGATTTATGTGCGGCGCTTTCAACGGCGGGTGTATTTTACCGCGCTGCGCATGTTGGGCGACCGCGAAGAAGCGCTCGACGCTTCGCAGGAAGTATTTCTCAAAGTATGGCGGTTCGCGCCGAAACTCAATGTTCAGTTTAATTTGGAACGCTGGACGTATCGCATCGCCATTAACGCGTGCATCGACCGGCTGCGTACGCTGCCCCGCGCGGAAATCAAAGTCGATGAAAAAATCATTGACCTCGCCCGCATCGACCGCAGCGCCGGCCCCGCCGAACGCGCCGCGCAAAGCGAAGACTGGAACGAACTACAGCTCGCGATGGAATCGCTGACGGAAAAACAACGGGCGGTGTTTGTCTTACGCCATTTTCAAAACCTCAAAATGAACGAAATCGCCGAAGCAATGGGGCTGTCAGTCGGGACGGTCAAGGCGACGTTGCATCAAACCCTGAAAAAACTTCGCGGACTGTTATGCGCCGTGAATATCAACCATCAAGCCAACGGCTCGGAAGACCAATAG
- a CDS encoding class I SAM-dependent methyltransferase, translating to MQPEAYQLNFEYEESHWWFLARREIILSRIQAMIDRGAAPSQPWQILDFGCGTGGLTQALGQFGSVEGVDFSDGALDYCRKRGLETVRRISSASDLNSESYNLIATFDVLEHIEDDASVLGELHRALKPGGLLIATVPALRILWGGEDEVSLHVRRYTRRELTQKAQQAGFEIVQATYFNTLLFPLIFGTRVFNRLFRPGTLAQSDVKPVSPLLNALLFRIFTAERLLLRQVSLPIGASVLLIAKRN from the coding sequence ATGCAGCCGGAAGCCTATCAACTCAATTTTGAATATGAAGAAAGCCATTGGTGGTTTCTGGCGCGTCGCGAGATCATCCTTTCACGCATTCAGGCGATGATCGACAGAGGCGCGGCCCCGTCGCAGCCGTGGCAAATACTCGATTTTGGCTGCGGCACCGGCGGTCTCACCCAGGCGCTGGGGCAATTCGGCTCCGTCGAAGGCGTCGATTTCTCTGATGGTGCGCTGGATTATTGCCGAAAACGTGGGTTAGAAACCGTCCGGCGCATCAGTTCCGCCAGCGACCTCAACAGCGAATCATATAACCTCATCGCAACCTTCGACGTGTTGGAGCATATCGAAGACGACGCCAGCGTCTTGGGCGAACTACATCGCGCACTCAAACCCGGCGGCCTGCTAATCGCGACCGTCCCCGCGCTCCGTATTCTTTGGGGAGGCGAGGACGAGGTCTCGCTGCACGTCAGGCGCTATACGCGCCGAGAATTGACCCAAAAAGCGCAACAGGCAGGCTTTGAGATCGTCCAAGCGACCTATTTTAATACGTTGTTGTTCCCGCTGATTTTTGGAACCCGCGTATTCAATCGCCTGTTTCGCCCGGGAACCCTGGCCCAATCGGACGTCAAGCCGGTTTCGCCCTTGCTCAATGCCTTGTTATTCCGTATTTTCACTGCTGAGCGGCTTCTTTTGCGTCAAGTTTCGTTGCCTATCGGCGCATCGGTTCTTTTGATTGCAAAACGCAATTGA
- the arsM gene encoding arsenite methyltransferase: MSSIEQTIKQDQVRQKVRDGYGEIAAQEGSCCGPSSCCGSDAGEAATELAQTVGYDLDDLQALPDGANMGLSCGNPVALASLKPGEVVVDLGSGGGFDIFIAGRKVGEQGRAIGVDMTPQMLAKARKNAAQYHQSTGLDNVEFRLGEIEHLPLADNSVDVMISNCVINLSPDKAQVWREIARVLKPGGRVAVSDLALKKALPEPVREKAEALIGCIAGAVLVNETQQMAETAGLGCIRIEEKADYIEKMVDMKDPLYQGIKQHFSEGESISDYVVSMNFSASKPDPNAKGCCC; this comes from the coding sequence ATGAGCTCGATTGAACAAACAATCAAACAAGATCAAGTGCGTCAAAAAGTGCGCGATGGTTATGGCGAAATCGCCGCGCAGGAGGGTTCGTGCTGTGGGCCGTCATCCTGCTGCGGTTCGGATGCGGGCGAAGCGGCGACCGAACTCGCGCAAACCGTGGGGTACGATCTCGACGATCTGCAAGCGCTGCCAGACGGCGCCAACATGGGGCTGTCATGCGGAAACCCGGTCGCGCTGGCGTCGCTCAAACCGGGCGAAGTCGTGGTTGATCTCGGTAGCGGCGGCGGTTTTGATATTTTCATCGCTGGGCGCAAAGTCGGTGAGCAAGGCCGCGCCATCGGCGTCGATATGACCCCGCAGATGCTAGCCAAAGCGCGTAAAAATGCGGCCCAGTATCATCAATCCACTGGACTCGATAACGTCGAGTTTCGTTTGGGCGAGATCGAACACCTGCCGCTGGCTGACAACAGCGTCGATGTAATGATTTCCAACTGTGTGATTAACCTCTCGCCCGACAAAGCGCAGGTCTGGCGCGAGATTGCCCGCGTCTTGAAACCGGGCGGACGCGTGGCGGTTTCGGACTTAGCATTGAAAAAAGCGTTGCCGGAACCGGTGCGCGAAAAGGCCGAAGCGCTGATTGGCTGCATCGCTGGCGCGGTGTTGGTCAACGAAACCCAACAGATGGCTGAGACCGCCGGGCTGGGGTGTATTCGCATCGAAGAAAAAGCCGACTACATCGAAAAAATGGTGGATATGAAAGACCCGCTCTACCAGGGCATCAAGCAACATTTCAGTGAAGGCGAGTCGATTAGCGATTATGTGGTCAGCATGAATTTCTCAGCCTCAAAACCCGACCCAAACGCCAAAGGCTGCTGCTGTTAG
- a CDS encoding arsenate reductase ArsC: protein MDKLKILFLCTGNSCRSQMAEGWARHLKADAFEAYSAGIETHELNPNAVKVMAEAGVDISRQQSTNVSEYQDVEFEYVITVCGHADENCPMFQAKTKVVHVGFDDPPKLAKDAANEDEALGHYRRVRDEIRDFVNTLPERLHNKAL, encoded by the coding sequence ATGGATAAATTGAAAATACTGTTTCTTTGCACGGGCAACTCATGCCGTAGCCAAATGGCGGAGGGTTGGGCGCGCCATCTGAAGGCGGACGCATTCGAAGCGTATTCGGCAGGCATTGAAACGCACGAACTGAACCCAAACGCGGTCAAAGTGATGGCCGAGGCGGGCGTCGATATCAGCCGCCAACAGTCAACCAACGTCAGCGAATATCAAGATGTTGAGTTCGAGTATGTGATTACCGTCTGTGGACATGCAGACGAAAATTGCCCGATGTTTCAGGCGAAAACAAAGGTGGTTCACGTCGGTTTTGACGACCCGCCCAAACTCGCCAAAGACGCGGCGAATGAAGACGAGGCGCTGGGGCATTATCGCCGGGTGCGCGACGAGATTCGCGACTTTGTGAACACCCTGCCGGAGCGCCTCCACAATAAAGCACTGTAA
- a CDS encoding putative zinc-binding protein: MNITVQHTDKPMVFACSGAADVGAISDQAARRLAKEKDAPMCCVAAIAAGIPEIEEKAKQSSQIIVIDGCTKDCAKHILAQAGFNSFTHIQLEDMGMKKGESPATEERINEVVDLARRSLA, from the coding sequence ATGAACATAACAGTACAACATACGGACAAGCCGATGGTATTCGCGTGTTCGGGGGCGGCGGACGTGGGGGCGATCAGCGATCAGGCGGCGAGGCGGCTAGCAAAAGAAAAAGACGCGCCCATGTGTTGCGTGGCCGCCATTGCGGCGGGCATCCCTGAAATCGAAGAGAAGGCCAAGCAAAGCAGCCAGATCATCGTGATTGACGGTTGCACCAAAGACTGCGCCAAACATATTTTAGCGCAGGCGGGGTTCAATTCATTCACTCATATTCAACTCGAAGACATGGGCATGAAAAAAGGCGAGTCGCCCGCCACCGAAGAGCGCATTAATGAAGTGGTTGATCTCGCCCGAAGGTCATTGGCTTAG
- a CDS encoding metalloregulator ArsR/SmtB family transcription factor — translation MNLKLLMPILKALADENRVRILLALRGGELCACQIIELLGLAPSTVSKHLSILKNAGLVDSRKDGRWMYFELASDENAPAAGAIQYIASNIERDEQVKFDQKRLKAILNIEPETLCRRQSESRESGEACCSSDRPTLQSRN, via the coding sequence ATGAACTTAAAACTGTTGATGCCTATTTTAAAAGCGCTGGCGGATGAAAACCGGGTGCGCATTCTCTTGGCGCTGCGCGGCGGCGAACTGTGCGCCTGCCAGATCATTGAACTGCTGGGGCTGGCGCCGTCGACGGTGTCAAAGCACCTGTCGATTTTGAAGAACGCGGGCTTGGTCGATTCGCGCAAAGACGGCCGCTGGATGTATTTCGAATTAGCGTCCGATGAGAACGCGCCCGCCGCCGGAGCGATTCAATATATTGCGAGCAACATCGAACGCGACGAGCAAGTCAAATTCGACCAGAAGCGTCTCAAGGCGATTCTGAATATCGAACCGGAAACGCTGTGCCGCCGCCAGTCGGAGTCGCGTGAATCGGGCGAGGCGTGCTGCTCAAGCGATAGGCCGACGCTGCAATCTCGAAATTAA
- the uvrA gene encoding excinuclease ABC subunit UvrA, whose translation MEKILVRGAKEHNLKSIDLDIPRDKLVVFTGVSGSGKSSLAFDTIYAEGQRRYVESLSAYARQFLGQMEKPKVDYIEGLSPAISIEQKSTSKNPRSTVGTVTEVYDYLRVLFARCATPYCPVSSKPITSQTIDQIVDQIMTFKQGTRFMILAPKVRERKGEYKDLFDLAKKEGFVRVRVDGRIMELDDKIKLDKKLAHNIEIVIDRLVMKPDIASRLTDSVELALEHGDGVLNVSIPDEEERLYSIKNVCLESGISYDELTPQHFSFNHPIGMCPACSGLGRTLELDPDLIVPDHERSVVDGAITPWKNVFQDDNDSYSAKAVRKRIIPFAEKHNISLTKPWGDLTKRQQELMLRGEGKRTKGYKGIIPELERWYQRTSSEGFRSYLLENFMTRKPCEACDGGRLAPYPSVAQFENKTIQAVTEMGIAESRAFFENVKLVGQKEQIAGAVLKEIINRLKFLDDVGLGYLTMSRSAPTLSGGEAQRIRLASQIGSALVGVLYVLDEPSIGLHQRDNQKLIDTLLHLRDLGNTVLVVEHDQEMMDFADRIVDFGPGAGLDGGHIVAEGTPKELRKNPKSLTGAYLSGKEKIELPTQRRNGAGKAIAVRGASENNLKSVDVEFPLGKFVCVTGVSGSGKSTLVTEILFKALCRKLHNSHAIPGAHKDIQGVDLIDKVIEIDQKPISRTPRSNPATYVKVFDPIRQMFTQLPESKMRGYKAGRFSFNVKGGRCEACDGDGYKKIEMHFLPDVFVECEVCRGKRFNRETLQVKYNHKSIADVLDMTVQEAYELFENIPRIERILSTLKQVGLNYLHLGQPAPTLSGGEAQRVKLAKELSRRDTGSTFYILDEPTTGLHFHDIKKLLHVLDELVERGNTVVVIEHNLDVIKCADWIIDLGPDGGGGGGEIIAEGTPEDVAKNKKSYTGMFLDKMLKPKKARRKKTTKKS comes from the coding sequence ATGGAAAAAATATTAGTACGCGGCGCGAAAGAGCACAATTTAAAGTCGATTGATCTTGATATCCCCCGCGACAAACTGGTGGTATTCACCGGCGTGAGCGGATCGGGCAAGTCATCGCTCGCTTTCGATACGATCTACGCCGAAGGCCAGCGGCGCTACGTCGAGTCGCTGTCGGCTTATGCGCGCCAGTTTCTCGGGCAGATGGAAAAACCCAAGGTCGATTATATCGAAGGCCTGTCGCCGGCGATCTCCATCGAACAAAAAAGCACCAGCAAAAATCCGCGCTCGACCGTCGGCACCGTCACCGAAGTCTATGATTACCTGCGCGTGTTGTTCGCCCGCTGCGCGACGCCCTATTGCCCGGTCAGCAGCAAACCGATCACCTCGCAAACCATCGACCAGATCGTCGACCAGATCATGACGTTCAAACAGGGAACCCGCTTTATGATCCTGGCGCCGAAGGTACGCGAGCGCAAAGGCGAATATAAAGATTTATTTGATCTGGCAAAAAAAGAGGGCTTTGTCCGGGTGCGGGTTGATGGACGCATCATGGAACTCGACGATAAAATCAAACTCGATAAAAAACTGGCGCATAATATTGAAATCGTCATCGACCGCCTGGTGATGAAACCCGATATTGCGTCACGATTGACTGACTCCGTCGAACTCGCATTGGAGCACGGCGACGGCGTGTTGAACGTCAGCATCCCCGATGAAGAAGAGCGCCTCTACAGCATCAAAAACGTCTGCCTGGAAAGCGGCATCTCTTACGATGAATTGACGCCGCAGCATTTTTCGTTCAACCACCCCATTGGTATGTGCCCGGCGTGTAGCGGACTGGGGCGCACCCTCGAACTCGACCCGGATTTAATCGTTCCCGACCATGAACGCTCCGTCGTTGACGGCGCGATTACCCCCTGGAAAAACGTCTTTCAGGATGACAACGACTCCTACTCTGCGAAGGCGGTTCGCAAGCGCATCATCCCCTTTGCGGAAAAGCACAACATCTCTCTTACCAAACCCTGGGGCGATCTTACCAAGCGCCAACAAGAATTGATGCTGCGCGGCGAGGGCAAACGCACCAAAGGCTACAAAGGCATTATCCCTGAACTCGAACGCTGGTATCAACGCACCTCGTCCGAAGGCTTTCGCAGTTATTTGCTGGAGAACTTCATGACGCGAAAACCCTGCGAAGCCTGCGACGGCGGGCGGCTGGCGCCGTATCCATCGGTCGCGCAATTTGAAAACAAAACCATTCAAGCCGTCACGGAAATGGGCATCGCCGAATCGCGCGCCTTTTTTGAAAACGTGAAACTCGTCGGTCAAAAAGAACAAATCGCGGGCGCGGTGCTCAAAGAAATAATCAACCGTCTCAAGTTTTTAGACGACGTCGGCTTGGGGTATCTCACCATGAGCCGCTCGGCGCCAACGCTGTCAGGCGGCGAAGCTCAGCGCATCCGTCTCGCCAGCCAGATCGGCAGCGCCCTGGTGGGCGTGTTGTATGTGTTGGATGAGCCAAGCATCGGCCTGCATCAGCGCGACAACCAGAAGCTAATCGACACCCTGCTGCACCTGCGCGACTTGGGCAACACCGTGTTAGTGGTCGAACACGATCAGGAAATGATGGACTTCGCTGACCGCATCGTTGACTTCGGTCCCGGCGCGGGGTTAGACGGCGGGCACATCGTCGCCGAAGGGACGCCCAAAGAACTACGCAAAAACCCAAAATCATTAACGGGCGCCTATCTCTCCGGCAAAGAAAAAATTGAACTGCCAACGCAACGGCGCAACGGCGCCGGTAAAGCGATCGCGGTCAGAGGCGCGTCTGAGAACAACCTCAAAAGCGTTGACGTTGAGTTTCCTTTAGGCAAATTCGTCTGCGTGACGGGCGTTTCCGGCTCCGGCAAGAGTACGCTGGTTACCGAAATCTTGTTCAAAGCGCTGTGTCGCAAACTGCATAACTCTCACGCGATCCCCGGCGCCCACAAAGACATCCAAGGCGTTGACTTGATCGACAAGGTCATTGAAATTGACCAGAAGCCGATTAGCCGCACTCCGCGCTCAAATCCGGCGACCTACGTCAAAGTGTTTGATCCAATTCGACAGATGTTCACCCAATTGCCCGAATCGAAAATGCGCGGCTACAAAGCGGGGCGCTTTTCATTCAACGTCAAAGGCGGGCGCTGCGAGGCCTGCGACGGCGACGGCTACAAAAAAATCGAGATGCACTTTCTGCCCGACGTGTTCGTCGAGTGTGAAGTCTGCCGGGGCAAGCGCTTCAACCGCGAAACCCTGCAAGTGAAATACAACCATAAATCCATCGCCGACGTGCTCGACATGACCGTGCAGGAAGCATACGAATTGTTCGAGAACATCCCGCGTATTGAGCGCATTTTGAGCACGCTCAAACAAGTCGGCTTAAACTATCTCCACCTGGGCCAGCCCGCGCCAACGCTATCGGGCGGCGAAGCGCAACGCGTAAAACTCGCCAAAGAACTCTCGCGCCGCGACACTGGCTCTACGTTTTATATTCTCGATGAACCCACCACCGGACTGCATTTTCACGACATCAAAAAATTATTGCATGTGCTTGACGAACTGGTCGAACGCGGCAATACCGTGGTCGTGATTGAGCACAACCTCGATGTCATCAAATGCGCGGATTGGATCATCGACCTGGGGCCGGACGGCGGAGGCGGCGGCGGCGAAATCATCGCCGAAGGCACGCCCGAAGACGTGGCGAAGAACAAAAAATCTTACACGGGCATGTTCTTAGACAAAATGCTAAAACCCAAAAAGGCAAGACGCAAGAAAACAACGAAGAAATCATAA
- the rph gene encoding ribonuclease PH, whose translation MNDMKFERAKGRLANQLRELSFERNFLEYAEGSCLVSFGKTRVLCTASIDDRVPPFIHGSGQGWLTAEYAMLPKSTRDRIPRDRNRGGRSQEIQRLIGRSLRCVMDLQKLGERTLYIDCDVLQADGGTRTASITGAAVALHDALTFLKANNLIKEWPLKEMLAAVSVGIVDGVPLLDLDYREDSGADVDLNIVKTASGKFVELQGTAEQEPFDSDQLQSLLQLADDGIQTILASQKQVLCLE comes from the coding sequence ATGAATGACATGAAATTTGAACGCGCCAAAGGGCGCCTAGCCAATCAACTACGCGAATTATCGTTTGAGCGCAACTTTTTAGAATACGCCGAAGGCTCTTGTTTGGTCTCATTCGGCAAAACCCGCGTGCTCTGCACCGCCAGCATCGACGACCGCGTCCCGCCGTTTATTCACGGCTCCGGCCAAGGCTGGCTGACCGCCGAGTACGCCATGCTGCCCAAATCGACCCGCGACCGCATCCCCCGCGACCGCAACCGGGGCGGACGCTCGCAAGAAATTCAACGCCTCATCGGGCGCTCGTTGCGCTGCGTGATGGACTTACAAAAACTGGGCGAACGTACCCTCTACATTGATTGCGACGTGCTTCAGGCCGATGGTGGAACCCGAACTGCATCAATCACTGGCGCCGCCGTCGCGCTGCACGACGCGCTCACTTTTCTCAAAGCCAACAACCTCATCAAAGAATGGCCCTTAAAAGAAATGCTTGCCGCTGTAAGCGTGGGCATCGTCGATGGGGTTCCCCTTCTCGACCTCGATTATCGCGAAGATTCAGGCGCCGATGTGGATTTAAATATTGTAAAAACAGCGTCTGGAAAATTTGTAGAACTACAAGGCACCGCAGAACAAGAACCATTTGATTCTGACCAACTTCAGTCATTGTTGCAGTTGGCTGATGACGGCATCCAGACAATCCTTGCCAGCCAAAAACAGGTTTTATGCTTGGAATAA
- a CDS encoding GNAT family N-acetyltransferase: MDRCEFGPSESLHSAWQSVLKAKSCYSYFQTPHWSKILSASLPESTMQPAWFTFSDGVEAVLPLFSSRKRFGFHKLESLPWGVYGDLLSASPITHDHREAAAKKLLSFRAPIFECRFNPLDVGVSGALRTHPTDNDATFDVTKYTKQTTHILAVPDNVDALWSKFQSRNRSTIRRAREEGVTVRAGSDESAVRALQRLYQVAQNEYWSGVETVPTQFFDALVHHPDERVQVWLAEYNGEVIAADLVLYGKQEAQYFVGASNREHSKLNAPRALMASILEDACERKISHFNFGGSAGQSGVGQFKGLFGAEEKDYFCYHRKWLLG; this comes from the coding sequence GTGGATCGATGTGAATTCGGCCCCAGTGAGAGCCTCCATTCGGCGTGGCAGTCGGTTCTCAAGGCAAAATCGTGTTATTCATATTTTCAAACGCCGCACTGGTCGAAAATTCTGAGTGCTTCGTTGCCTGAATCCACTATGCAGCCCGCATGGTTCACATTTAGCGATGGCGTCGAAGCCGTGCTGCCGTTGTTTTCCAGCCGAAAGCGCTTTGGATTTCATAAATTGGAGTCGCTGCCGTGGGGCGTGTACGGCGATTTGCTAAGCGCGTCGCCAATCACTCACGATCACCGCGAAGCCGCTGCGAAAAAGTTGCTTTCGTTTCGTGCGCCGATTTTTGAATGCAGATTCAATCCGTTGGATGTGGGCGTATCCGGTGCGTTAAGAACCCACCCTACAGATAACGACGCTACATTTGACGTAACAAAATATACCAAACAAACGACGCATATCTTAGCGGTTCCTGATAACGTGGATGCGCTCTGGTCGAAGTTTCAATCGCGCAACCGGTCAACCATCCGGCGGGCGCGTGAGGAAGGCGTTACGGTCCGCGCGGGGAGTGATGAAAGCGCGGTTCGCGCCTTGCAGCGTTTGTATCAGGTCGCGCAGAACGAGTATTGGAGCGGCGTCGAAACCGTCCCTACGCAATTTTTTGACGCGCTAGTTCATCATCCTGATGAGCGTGTTCAGGTTTGGCTGGCTGAATATAACGGCGAAGTCATCGCTGCCGATTTAGTGCTCTATGGAAAACAGGAAGCGCAATATTTTGTTGGAGCGTCAAACCGGGAACACTCAAAATTGAATGCGCCGCGCGCGTTGATGGCGTCGATTTTAGAAGACGCGTGTGAACGAAAAATTTCGCATTTCAATTTTGGCGGCAGCGCCGGACAATCAGGCGTTGGGCAATTTAAAGGCCTTTTTGGGGCGGAAGAGAAAGACTATTTTTGTTACCACCGGAAATGGTTGCTGGGGTGA